The Mytilus galloprovincialis chromosome 2, xbMytGall1.hap1.1, whole genome shotgun sequence genome has a window encoding:
- the LOC143063101 gene encoding ras-specific guanine nucleotide-releasing factor RalGPS2-like isoform X5 — protein sequence MGLNYIIEGTSQGSQESLDKQSQTTKKFDAVVFDVLRVSPDDYASQITLMDLPVFQDILPDELTSCAWTTKEKLIKAPNVVAFTRRFNHVNFWVQREILNCQTLNTRAEVLAHFIKISKRLLELNNLHAVMAVISALQSAAIFRLSKTWMKLSRKDKAVYEKIADLFSENNNRQRLRDYMDSVKLPCIPYLGLYLSDLIYIDVAHPHSGGLESHPRRLQMNNILRVIADFQQSSYDNVQVLDHIQNYLKSVRYIEELQKFVEDDNYKLSLKVEQPMSENLSSSKEDIQIMVAPPSPATEPRNVLTSCAGLTKNGPSHRKTKSLSANFLSCHKPAADKTYSLPSKATAPYIQGIRHLLDDSVLEESPCASSDGSICGRISESADTADTSSTDQETFWPLRSQQWRESDDIQNNYRQNFTCEGCLRRRTILKDGKKPTVSSWTRYWVALWGTSLLYYPAKTLRGSERSCFKTSPTKMTSIVGWMVVMGDNPLQPDAFQLTDPMKGNVYKFRCGSQAQALQWCRHLSDATNRFQPQTPANLMSFD from the exons GGAACCAGTCAAGGAAGCCAGGAATCACTTGACAAACAGTCACAGACAACCAAAAAGTTTGATGCTGTAGTTTTCGATGTATTACGGGTCTCACCAGATGATTATGCT AGTCAGATTACCTTGATGGATTTACCTGTGTTTCAGGACATATTACCTGAT GAACTAACATCATGTGCATGGACAACAAAAGAGAAATTgattaaagccccaaatgttgtgGCTTTTACTAGGAGATTTAATCAT GTAAATTTTTGGGTTCAGCGAGAGATTTTAAATTGTCAGACACTGAATACCAGAGCTGAAGTTTTGgctcattttataaaaatttcaaag AGATTATTagaattaaacaatttacatGCTGTTATGGCTGTAATATCAGCTTTACAGAGTGCTGCTATTTTTAGATTGTCCAAGACCTGGATG AAACTTTCCAGAAAAGATAAAGCTGTATACGAAAAAATTGCTGatttattttctgaaaacaaCAACAGACAACGATTACGAGATTACATGGACAGTGTTAAATTACCATGTATCCCATATTTAG GTTTATATTTATCTGATTTGATCTACATCGATGTGGCACATCCTCACTCTGGAGGCCTAGAGAGCCACCCAAGGAGATTACAGATGAATAATATATTGAGAGTTATAGCTGACTTTCAACAATCCAGTTATG ataatGTACAAGTATTAGATCATATTCAgaattatttaaaatctgtcCGTTACATAGAGGAATTACAAAAGTTTGTAGAAGACGATAATTACAA ACTTTCATTAAAAGTTGAACAGCCAATGAGTGAAAACCTCTCGTCATCAAAAGAAGATATACAGATAATGGTGGCGCCCCCATCTCCTGCTACAGAACCCCGTAATGTGTTGACGTCATGTGCTGGTCTTACAAAAAATGGTCCCTCACACAGAAAAACTAAAAGTTTAAGTGCAAA cTTTCTAAGTTGTCATAAACCTGCAGCAGATAAAACCTATAGTTTACCCAGTAAAGCAACGGCACCTTATATTCAAGGCATTAGACATCTTCTGGACGACAGTGTTCTGGAGGAATCACCATGTGCCTCAAGTGATGGCTCAATTTGTGGTAGAATCTCAG AAAGTGCTGATACAGCAGATACCAGTTCAACAGATCAGGAGACTTTTTGGCCGTTGAGAAGTCA GCAATGGAGAGAATCTGACGACATACAGAACAATTACCGACAAAACTTCACCTGTGAAGGCTGTTTACGGAGAAGAACTATTTTAAAAGATGGCAAAAAACCAACT GTTTCATCGTGGACAAGATACTGGGTAGCCTTATGGGGAACGTCGTTATTATATTATCCTGCCAAGACATTACGAGGGTCAGAGAGATCATGT TTTAAAACCAGTCCCACAAAGATGACATCAATAGTGGGATGGATGGTAGTAATGGGAGATAATCCACTTCAACCTGATGCATTCCAGCTTACAGATCCAATGAAAG GCAATGTTTACAAGTTTCGATGTGGCAGTCAGGCCCAGGCTTTACAATGGTGCAGACATTTAAGTGATGCCACAAACAGGTTCCAACCACAG ACTCCTGCCAATTTGATGTCATTTGATTGA
- the LOC143063101 gene encoding ras-specific guanine nucleotide-releasing factor RalGPS2-like isoform X6 has product MEAYMGTSQGSQESLDKQSQTTKKFDAVVFDVLRVSPDDYASQITLMDLPVFQDILPDELTSCAWTTKEKLIKAPNVVAFTRRFNHVNFWVQREILNCQTLNTRAEVLAHFIKISKRLLELNNLHAVMAVISALQSAAIFRLSKTWMKLSRKDKAVYEKIADLFSENNNRQRLRDYMDSVKLPCIPYLGLYLSDLIYIDVAHPHSGGLESHPRRLQMNNILRVIADFQQSSYDNVQVLDHIQNYLKSVRYIEELQKFVEDDNYKLSLKVEQPMSENLSSSKEDIQIMVAPPSPATEPRNVLTSCAGLTKNGPSHRKTKSLSANFLSCHKPAADKTYSLPSKATAPYIQGIRHLLDDSVLEESPCASSDGSICGRISESADTADTSSTDQETFWPLRSQQWRESDDIQNNYRQNFTCEGCLRRRTILKDGKKPTVSSWTRYWVALWGTSLLYYPAKTLRGSERSCFKTSPTKMTSIVGWMVVMGDNPLQPDAFQLTDPMKGNVYKFRCGSQAQALQWCRHLSDATNRFQPQTPANLMSFD; this is encoded by the exons GGAACCAGTCAAGGAAGCCAGGAATCACTTGACAAACAGTCACAGACAACCAAAAAGTTTGATGCTGTAGTTTTCGATGTATTACGGGTCTCACCAGATGATTATGCT AGTCAGATTACCTTGATGGATTTACCTGTGTTTCAGGACATATTACCTGAT GAACTAACATCATGTGCATGGACAACAAAAGAGAAATTgattaaagccccaaatgttgtgGCTTTTACTAGGAGATTTAATCAT GTAAATTTTTGGGTTCAGCGAGAGATTTTAAATTGTCAGACACTGAATACCAGAGCTGAAGTTTTGgctcattttataaaaatttcaaag AGATTATTagaattaaacaatttacatGCTGTTATGGCTGTAATATCAGCTTTACAGAGTGCTGCTATTTTTAGATTGTCCAAGACCTGGATG AAACTTTCCAGAAAAGATAAAGCTGTATACGAAAAAATTGCTGatttattttctgaaaacaaCAACAGACAACGATTACGAGATTACATGGACAGTGTTAAATTACCATGTATCCCATATTTAG GTTTATATTTATCTGATTTGATCTACATCGATGTGGCACATCCTCACTCTGGAGGCCTAGAGAGCCACCCAAGGAGATTACAGATGAATAATATATTGAGAGTTATAGCTGACTTTCAACAATCCAGTTATG ataatGTACAAGTATTAGATCATATTCAgaattatttaaaatctgtcCGTTACATAGAGGAATTACAAAAGTTTGTAGAAGACGATAATTACAA ACTTTCATTAAAAGTTGAACAGCCAATGAGTGAAAACCTCTCGTCATCAAAAGAAGATATACAGATAATGGTGGCGCCCCCATCTCCTGCTACAGAACCCCGTAATGTGTTGACGTCATGTGCTGGTCTTACAAAAAATGGTCCCTCACACAGAAAAACTAAAAGTTTAAGTGCAAA cTTTCTAAGTTGTCATAAACCTGCAGCAGATAAAACCTATAGTTTACCCAGTAAAGCAACGGCACCTTATATTCAAGGCATTAGACATCTTCTGGACGACAGTGTTCTGGAGGAATCACCATGTGCCTCAAGTGATGGCTCAATTTGTGGTAGAATCTCAG AAAGTGCTGATACAGCAGATACCAGTTCAACAGATCAGGAGACTTTTTGGCCGTTGAGAAGTCA GCAATGGAGAGAATCTGACGACATACAGAACAATTACCGACAAAACTTCACCTGTGAAGGCTGTTTACGGAGAAGAACTATTTTAAAAGATGGCAAAAAACCAACT GTTTCATCGTGGACAAGATACTGGGTAGCCTTATGGGGAACGTCGTTATTATATTATCCTGCCAAGACATTACGAGGGTCAGAGAGATCATGT TTTAAAACCAGTCCCACAAAGATGACATCAATAGTGGGATGGATGGTAGTAATGGGAGATAATCCACTTCAACCTGATGCATTCCAGCTTACAGATCCAATGAAAG GCAATGTTTACAAGTTTCGATGTGGCAGTCAGGCCCAGGCTTTACAATGGTGCAGACATTTAAGTGATGCCACAAACAGGTTCCAACCACAG ACTCCTGCCAATTTGATGTCATTTGATTGA
- the LOC143063101 gene encoding ras-specific guanine nucleotide-releasing factor RalGPS2-like isoform X4 codes for MNIPHRILTPDEDKTFSKTLESDSSTEFVTAHNSLADGTSQGSQESLDKQSQTTKKFDAVVFDVLRVSPDDYASQITLMDLPVFQDILPDELTSCAWTTKEKLIKAPNVVAFTRRFNHVNFWVQREILNCQTLNTRAEVLAHFIKISKRLLELNNLHAVMAVISALQSAAIFRLSKTWMKLSRKDKAVYEKIADLFSENNNRQRLRDYMDSVKLPCIPYLGLYLSDLIYIDVAHPHSGGLESHPRRLQMNNILRVIADFQQSSYDNVQVLDHIQNYLKSVRYIEELQKFVEDDNYKLSLKVEQPMSENLSSSKEDIQIMVAPPSPATEPRNVLTSCAGLTKNGPSHRKTKSLSANFLSCHKPAADKTYSLPSKATAPYIQGIRHLLDDSVLEESPCASSDGSICGRISESADTADTSSTDQETFWPLRSQQWRESDDIQNNYRQNFTCEGCLRRRTILKDGKKPTVSSWTRYWVALWGTSLLYYPAKTLRGSERSCFKTSPTKMTSIVGWMVVMGDNPLQPDAFQLTDPMKGNVYKFRCGSQAQALQWCRHLSDATNRFQPQTPANLMSFD; via the exons GGAACCAGTCAAGGAAGCCAGGAATCACTTGACAAACAGTCACAGACAACCAAAAAGTTTGATGCTGTAGTTTTCGATGTATTACGGGTCTCACCAGATGATTATGCT AGTCAGATTACCTTGATGGATTTACCTGTGTTTCAGGACATATTACCTGAT GAACTAACATCATGTGCATGGACAACAAAAGAGAAATTgattaaagccccaaatgttgtgGCTTTTACTAGGAGATTTAATCAT GTAAATTTTTGGGTTCAGCGAGAGATTTTAAATTGTCAGACACTGAATACCAGAGCTGAAGTTTTGgctcattttataaaaatttcaaag AGATTATTagaattaaacaatttacatGCTGTTATGGCTGTAATATCAGCTTTACAGAGTGCTGCTATTTTTAGATTGTCCAAGACCTGGATG AAACTTTCCAGAAAAGATAAAGCTGTATACGAAAAAATTGCTGatttattttctgaaaacaaCAACAGACAACGATTACGAGATTACATGGACAGTGTTAAATTACCATGTATCCCATATTTAG GTTTATATTTATCTGATTTGATCTACATCGATGTGGCACATCCTCACTCTGGAGGCCTAGAGAGCCACCCAAGGAGATTACAGATGAATAATATATTGAGAGTTATAGCTGACTTTCAACAATCCAGTTATG ataatGTACAAGTATTAGATCATATTCAgaattatttaaaatctgtcCGTTACATAGAGGAATTACAAAAGTTTGTAGAAGACGATAATTACAA ACTTTCATTAAAAGTTGAACAGCCAATGAGTGAAAACCTCTCGTCATCAAAAGAAGATATACAGATAATGGTGGCGCCCCCATCTCCTGCTACAGAACCCCGTAATGTGTTGACGTCATGTGCTGGTCTTACAAAAAATGGTCCCTCACACAGAAAAACTAAAAGTTTAAGTGCAAA cTTTCTAAGTTGTCATAAACCTGCAGCAGATAAAACCTATAGTTTACCCAGTAAAGCAACGGCACCTTATATTCAAGGCATTAGACATCTTCTGGACGACAGTGTTCTGGAGGAATCACCATGTGCCTCAAGTGATGGCTCAATTTGTGGTAGAATCTCAG AAAGTGCTGATACAGCAGATACCAGTTCAACAGATCAGGAGACTTTTTGGCCGTTGAGAAGTCA GCAATGGAGAGAATCTGACGACATACAGAACAATTACCGACAAAACTTCACCTGTGAAGGCTGTTTACGGAGAAGAACTATTTTAAAAGATGGCAAAAAACCAACT GTTTCATCGTGGACAAGATACTGGGTAGCCTTATGGGGAACGTCGTTATTATATTATCCTGCCAAGACATTACGAGGGTCAGAGAGATCATGT TTTAAAACCAGTCCCACAAAGATGACATCAATAGTGGGATGGATGGTAGTAATGGGAGATAATCCACTTCAACCTGATGCATTCCAGCTTACAGATCCAATGAAAG GCAATGTTTACAAGTTTCGATGTGGCAGTCAGGCCCAGGCTTTACAATGGTGCAGACATTTAAGTGATGCCACAAACAGGTTCCAACCACAG ACTCCTGCCAATTTGATGTCATTTGATTGA